Proteins found in one Methanospirillum hungatei JF-1 genomic segment:
- a CDS encoding nucleotidyltransferase domain-containing protein produces the protein MNRDQEGFSSDEKVIFNVIYSYASQIQEKYGEKIKRVILFGSWARGEGNSGSDVDLLVITSKLPIKSKIDIIGTACSFFTKTNVYLSIKVFSEDEFEQERDFSFIKTVIMEGKQIA, from the coding sequence ATGAATAGAGATCAGGAGGGGTTTTCGAGCGATGAAAAGGTAATATTTAATGTTATTTATTCATATGCATCACAGATACAAGAAAAATATGGGGAAAAAATTAAACGAGTAATTCTGTTTGGTTCATGGGCCAGGGGTGAAGGTAATTCTGGTTCTGATGTTGATTTATTGGTTATTACTTCAAAATTACCGATAAAATCCAAAATAGACATAATAGGGACTGCTTGCTCTTTTTTTACCAAAACAAATGTATACCTATCAATTAAGGTTTTTTCTGAAGACGAATTCGAACAAGAGAGGGACTTCTCGTTCATTAAAACTGTAATAATGGAGGGAAAGCAAATTGCCTAA
- a CDS encoding HEPN domain-containing protein, with protein MPNSEEISLFIRRAQETYTVACELHQNHHYNDAVSRAYYSMFYAAKAVLLTKDIITRTHRGTISQLNSNFVRVGEFEEMVWKYLPLSETLREKPTILYQKELLRKNLMRF; from the coding sequence TTGCCTAATAGTGAGGAAATATCTCTTTTTATCAGACGTGCTCAGGAAACGTATACCGTGGCATGCGAGCTACATCAAAACCACCATTATAATGACGCTGTATCCAGGGCATATTATTCAATGTTTTATGCTGCTAAAGCGGTGCTTCTAACAAAGGATATTATTACAAGGACTCACAGAGGGACGATCTCACAACTGAATAGTAATTTTGTGAGAGTGGGAGAATTTGAAGAAATGGTGTGGAAATATCTGCCTTTGTCTGAGACTCTTCGAGAGAAGCCGACTATTCTATACCAAAAAGAATTACTCAGGAAGAATCTGATGAGATTCTGA
- a CDS encoding acylphosphatase: MKRLIITAIGEVQRVGYRDRVTKIARKNNITGIVRNCPGYDVEIIAEGNEVDLDRFISQIKIHEDPIYVESIKIDKGTYEGKWEYFEIQRGKPDEELGERLDAALTYLVRIDSNSRRSVEIGEQMLVKQDQMLDKQDQMLDKQDQMLDKQDQMLDKQDQMLDKQDQMLDKQDQMLDKQDQMLANQNYQISLQKITNQEIQEMRSDIKDSLNTKYQFIEQQLHEIQTVLKNAGMMS, from the coding sequence ATGAAACGTCTAATAATTACTGCAATAGGTGAAGTTCAGCGTGTCGGATACCGGGATCGGGTCACAAAGATCGCCAGAAAAAATAATATTACAGGGATTGTCCGGAATTGCCCAGGATATGATGTTGAAATTATCGCAGAAGGCAATGAAGTTGACTTGGATCGGTTTATTTCTCAAATAAAAATACATGAGGATCCTATCTATGTTGAATCAATAAAAATTGACAAAGGAACCTATGAAGGGAAATGGGAGTATTTCGAGATTCAAAGAGGGAAACCAGACGAAGAACTCGGAGAACGCCTGGATGCTGCCCTCACGTATCTGGTACGTATAGATTCGAACAGTCGCCGTTCTGTTGAAATTGGAGAACAAATGCTGGTCAAACAGGATCAGATGTTGGATAAACAGGATCAGATGTTGGATAAACAGGATCAGATGCTGGATAAACAGGATCAGATGCTGGATAAACAGGATCAGATGCTGGATAAACAGGATCAGATGCTGGATAAACAGGATCAGATGCTGGATAAACAGGATCAGATGTTGGCGAACCAAAATTATCAGATCTCTCTTCAAAAAATTACAAATCAGGAGATTCAGGAGATGAGATCAGATATCAAAGATTCTCTCAATACAAAATATCAATTTATAGAACAACAATTACATGAAATTCAGACAGTTCTAAAAAATGCAGGTATGATGTCATAA